The proteins below come from a single Rhodohalobacter sp. SW132 genomic window:
- the dinB gene encoding DNA polymerase IV, translating to MDAFYASVEQRDHPEYRGKPVVVGGSPQGRGVVAAASYEARKYGIHSAMPASRAVKQCPSAIFVKPRFEVYREISHQIREIFYRYTELVEPLSLDEAYLDVTENLKGIPSGTLIARAIKKEIYEQTGLVASAGVSFNKFLAKIASDLDKPDGLSVIHPDEAEAFIENLAIGEFYGVGKATKQKMESLGIRTGADLKKWEEVDLVKQFGKSGHHYYRIARAIDNRKVKSHRTRKSIGKERTFSEDVSDLNWIRTFLTELSEKISNSMGKLNAAGKTVTLKVRYKNFETVTRSYTYPQFVSSASEISQTAIRLLDETEAGEREVRLLGISVSSLNLHEGGSFGEQLELPFEIRRI from the coding sequence ATGGATGCGTTTTACGCTTCTGTAGAGCAGCGCGATCATCCGGAATATCGCGGAAAACCGGTAGTGGTGGGAGGTTCGCCGCAAGGGCGCGGTGTGGTGGCTGCTGCCAGTTATGAAGCAAGAAAGTATGGAATTCACTCGGCCATGCCGGCATCAAGGGCCGTCAAACAGTGTCCGTCCGCCATTTTCGTAAAGCCCCGGTTTGAAGTCTACCGGGAGATATCGCACCAAATCCGTGAGATTTTTTACCGCTACACCGAACTTGTGGAGCCTCTTTCGCTTGATGAAGCATACCTGGATGTCACTGAAAATCTGAAAGGAATTCCATCCGGTACACTGATCGCCCGGGCCATCAAAAAAGAGATTTATGAGCAGACCGGCCTGGTTGCATCAGCAGGTGTTTCATTCAATAAATTCCTCGCAAAAATCGCATCAGATCTGGATAAACCTGACGGCCTCAGTGTAATTCACCCTGATGAAGCCGAAGCCTTTATCGAAAATCTTGCAATTGGTGAGTTTTACGGCGTTGGCAAAGCCACTAAGCAGAAAATGGAATCGCTGGGTATCCGTACCGGAGCCGATCTGAAAAAGTGGGAGGAAGTTGACCTGGTGAAGCAATTTGGCAAATCGGGTCACCACTACTACCGGATTGCACGTGCAATCGACAACCGGAAAGTTAAATCCCACCGAACCCGTAAATCGATCGGAAAAGAGCGTACATTCTCCGAGGATGTTTCTGACCTCAACTGGATTCGCACATTTTTGACTGAACTTTCTGAAAAGATTTCAAATTCGATGGGCAAACTCAACGCAGCCGGCAAAACCGTAACACTGAAAGTGCGATATAAAAATTTTGAAACGGTTACCCGCAGTTACACATATCCTCAGTTTGTCAGCAGTGCCAGTGAAATATCACAAACGGCAATTCGTCTGCTTGACGAAACGGAAGCCGGCGAGCGTGAAGTGCGTCTTCTGGGCATTTCTGTTTCTTCGCTCAATTTACACGAGGGCGGATCGTTTGGTGAACAGCTCGAACTTCCTTTTGAAATCCGGCGGATTTGA
- a CDS encoding GlsB/YeaQ/YmgE family stress response membrane protein: protein MEELNGVTIYWLISIGLLVGFIIDLLMMKKGIGMIGNVVWGAIGSIIVGVSMILLGVFAPLIYATLGSIAFLFLINVFSFDQEHKNSAQTSQ, encoded by the coding sequence ATGGAAGAATTGAATGGTGTAACGATTTACTGGTTAATTTCAATCGGGCTGTTGGTTGGGTTCATTATTGATCTTCTGATGATGAAAAAAGGGATTGGCATGATCGGCAATGTAGTTTGGGGTGCGATTGGTTCGATAATTGTGGGTGTTTCCATGATTCTTCTGGGTGTTTTTGCACCGCTCATTTACGCTACTCTCGGGTCCATTGCATTCCTGTTTTTAATCAATGTGTTCAGTTTTGATCAGGAGCACAAAAATTCTGCCCAGACAAGTCAATAA
- a CDS encoding Glu/Leu/Phe/Val dehydrogenase: MEGYKFFEQVNSAFDQAASYTDFDKGLLSQMKICNDVLHITFPLEKDDGKIEVIEAWRVEHSHHKLPTKGGIRYSMTVNEDETMALAALMTYKCAVVDVPFGGAKGGIKIDKSRYSESELERITRRYTYELMKKNFIGPGIDVPAPDYGTGAQEMGWILDTFRQMSTDINAEGCVTGKPVEMGGIRGRTEATGRGVYFGIKEACDNKEDMKNLGLEPGLEGKTFVVQGLGNVGYHAAKYMAEAGAKMVGVAEIGGSIYSEKGIDLDKLMEYRKEKGLIAGFEGTETLEDNSSVLKSECDILIPAALENQLNEKNADKIQAKIIGEAANGPTTAKAHQIIKDRGALIIPDNYLNAGGVTVSYFEWLKNIQHMRFGRMGKRFEENSYKKILSVIETISDRKFTDKELGFLAQGGGESELVDSGLEETMINAYNQINEIRKKHGVDLRTAAFISAINKVGIIYGRMGIFP; this comes from the coding sequence ATGGAAGGGTATAAATTTTTTGAACAGGTCAATAGTGCATTTGATCAGGCAGCTTCTTACACAGATTTTGATAAAGGGCTGCTATCACAGATGAAAATTTGCAATGACGTGCTGCATATTACCTTTCCTCTTGAGAAAGATGACGGAAAAATTGAGGTGATTGAAGCCTGGCGGGTAGAACACAGTCATCACAAGCTGCCAACAAAAGGCGGAATTCGATATAGTATGACGGTAAACGAAGATGAAACGATGGCGCTTGCCGCACTGATGACCTATAAATGCGCAGTGGTAGACGTGCCGTTTGGCGGTGCTAAAGGCGGAATCAAGATAGACAAATCAAGATATTCAGAATCGGAGCTTGAGCGCATTACGAGAAGGTATACGTATGAGTTGATGAAAAAAAACTTCATCGGGCCGGGAATTGATGTGCCGGCACCGGATTACGGAACCGGTGCCCAGGAAATGGGATGGATCCTGGATACATTTCGTCAAATGAGCACCGATATCAATGCAGAAGGGTGTGTAACAGGAAAACCTGTGGAGATGGGCGGAATCCGCGGACGTACAGAAGCTACCGGGCGTGGCGTTTATTTTGGAATTAAAGAAGCGTGTGACAATAAAGAGGATATGAAAAATCTTGGCCTCGAACCCGGTCTCGAAGGCAAAACATTTGTGGTACAGGGACTCGGAAACGTTGGCTATCACGCCGCAAAATATATGGCAGAAGCAGGCGCAAAAATGGTTGGCGTTGCTGAAATTGGCGGTTCAATCTATAGCGAAAAGGGTATCGACCTGGATAAGCTGATGGAATACAGAAAAGAGAAAGGGCTTATCGCCGGGTTTGAAGGAACGGAAACGCTTGAGGATAACAGTTCAGTTCTTAAAAGTGAGTGCGATATTCTGATTCCGGCAGCTCTCGAAAACCAGCTGAACGAAAAAAATGCGGACAAGATACAGGCAAAAATTATTGGTGAGGCGGCAAACGGTCCCACAACGGCAAAAGCTCATCAGATCATAAAAGACCGTGGTGCCCTGATTATTCCCGATAATTATCTGAATGCGGGTGGTGTAACAGTTTCTTACTTCGAGTGGCTGAAAAACATTCAGCACATGCGGTTTGGGAGAATGGGTAAACGTTTTGAAGAGAACAGCTACAAAAAAATACTATCGGTCATCGAAACCATATCAGACAGAAAATTTACGGATAAAGAACTTGGATTTTTAGCCCAGGGTGGCGGTGAATCAGAACTTGTGGATTCCGGCCTCGAGGAGACGATGATTAATGCGTATAATCAAATCAATGAAATTCGGAAAAAACATGGGGTTGATTTGAGGACGGCGGCATTTATCAGCGCCATTAATAAAGTAGGTATTATCTACGGCCGAATGGGAATTTTCCCGTGA
- a CDS encoding response regulator transcription factor: protein MAPHANEIVVGFVRTVAPLPLITNDTESMHVLQKERFELEPSNHVSSSSSNRISIDGFNSSDRLVEQIAENSPDVLITESNLSSQDDINLLKRLRTCSKSLKILLIVKRYKSSIIEKGRELGVNGYLHCSYNEAAFKKAIHSLNNGIFYVCPKLRSQFQLNCKNPFDNLTKREKEVVKLSVAGISASEIGEELSVSMNTIKSHRRRIYLKLGLKNLKELLTLADFAGNP from the coding sequence ATGGCTCCCCATGCGAATGAAATTGTAGTCGGTTTTGTGCGTACTGTAGCGCCTCTTCCACTGATTACAAACGATACGGAATCGATGCATGTACTGCAGAAAGAGAGATTTGAGTTAGAGCCTTCAAACCATGTTTCATCATCCAGCAGTAACCGTATAAGTATCGATGGGTTTAATAGCAGCGATCGGCTTGTTGAGCAGATCGCTGAAAATTCTCCCGATGTGTTAATCACGGAGTCTAACCTCAGCAGCCAGGATGACATAAATCTTCTTAAAAGATTGAGAACCTGCAGCAAATCCTTGAAAATATTGCTGATCGTGAAACGGTACAAAAGTAGTATTATAGAGAAAGGCAGAGAACTTGGAGTCAATGGCTATCTGCACTGCAGCTATAATGAAGCTGCTTTTAAAAAAGCAATTCACAGCCTCAATAATGGGATATTTTATGTTTGCCCAAAACTCAGGTCGCAGTTTCAACTGAATTGTAAAAACCCATTTGATAATCTTACAAAGCGGGAGAAAGAGGTGGTGAAATTATCTGTTGCCGGAATATCTGCCAGTGAAATCGGTGAAGAACTTTCGGTGAGCATGAATACCATAAAATCACACCGCAGACGTATTTATTTAAAACTTGGATTAAAAAATTTAAAAGAGCTTCTTACCTTAGCCGATTTCGCTGGAAACCCTTAG
- a CDS encoding triple tyrosine motif-containing protein: MLRIFIALLLASIPHQVFGQGVPLMTHFSPEEYDAHRQNWAAAQGHDGKMYIGNSAGILIYDGSNWQHLSVSTGNIVRTLKVASDSLIYYGGQNEFGVVQHDSLNNPIVRSLRNTLVADTLELGPVSSIKEHDNAIYFQSSNHIFIYTENRIDVIEAETSFTPMVTLDNELHVHQRGIGIMRVDGATLSAIPGGEQFSGSEVYGGVSFDDKNLIFTRDFGITVYENGNFEDADNEWISQISDQLVWRVAKIDSATFAIGTLLGGVFIADKDLNLLNVVNEQKGLQTNLVYNLFTDHENNIWAALDNGISIIHYGQPLSTYGERSNLYGGVTGLEKIGSRIYAGTTEGLFVMDTEVEDEFRRVDNVSRVVGMGRIADEILLSESNRTIRVFDEHTEIVSDQNFHNVYYQPGQDSVYTTNGSGIYRSPVKFPESTEYLFDAGSRIAELLLYQNEIWVLTDTEVRTFSKQGETLHIFSLEHDSGVTRFLKNIGGRIVAGTDWGMYIYDENEGSFIRQRRHDGSGFGQTYMMSECQEQDLWLRARGKMMKASLNDDPWEFTDTPYQLIGSKANDTIYKIICDDDNTWFGGAYGLYYMPGRDWNYQTEFNTSITRFYVNRDSLIYGGFGTPEESIVLPYDDNQLRFTFAGASYIKPGDTEYSVMLDGFDNDWGNWTTEDFKDYTNIREGSYTLRVRSRNIYGIEGNEASFAFSILPPWYRTYWAYFLYLMAIGAVLFTAHHIRVRQILKIQNIRNRIADDLHDEVSATLSSISYFAKAVERQPAEKRGRFVSLISESADDAKDKITDIIWAINPKHDDWQGLMAKCRRFASDLLESKEIRHHIDITEELVGKPDVEVRQHFWLIFKEIITNSTRHSEATQVNISIKKTGKKILLIVQDNGKGFNTNLVEKGNGLHTVFQRAEKIGAKAELKTEEEFGVRWSVHVDL; the protein is encoded by the coding sequence ATGCTACGAATTTTTATTGCACTATTATTGGCTTCAATTCCGCATCAGGTTTTCGGTCAGGGTGTGCCCCTGATGACTCATTTCAGCCCTGAGGAGTATGATGCACATCGTCAGAACTGGGCTGCTGCGCAAGGGCATGATGGCAAAATGTATATTGGAAATTCAGCCGGAATTTTAATTTATGACGGTTCCAATTGGCAGCATCTGAGTGTTAGCACTGGAAACATTGTGCGAACTCTTAAAGTGGCCTCCGATTCATTAATTTACTATGGGGGGCAAAATGAATTTGGAGTTGTTCAGCACGATTCACTCAACAACCCAATTGTGAGGAGTTTGCGGAACACCCTGGTTGCAGACACCCTGGAACTTGGTCCGGTTTCAAGTATAAAGGAACATGACAATGCGATCTATTTTCAGTCAAGTAACCATATCTTTATATATACTGAAAACCGTATCGATGTGATTGAGGCCGAGACCTCTTTTACACCTATGGTTACACTTGATAATGAGCTGCATGTCCACCAGCGTGGCATCGGAATAATGAGAGTGGATGGAGCTACTCTGTCAGCAATACCGGGAGGTGAACAGTTTAGTGGTAGTGAAGTATACGGAGGGGTGTCATTTGATGATAAAAATCTGATCTTTACAAGAGATTTTGGGATTACCGTTTATGAAAATGGAAATTTTGAAGATGCTGACAATGAATGGATCAGTCAGATTTCAGACCAACTGGTTTGGAGGGTAGCAAAAATAGATAGTGCTACATTTGCTATAGGAACGCTGTTAGGGGGAGTGTTTATTGCGGATAAGGATCTGAATCTGCTGAATGTTGTAAACGAACAGAAAGGGTTGCAGACCAATCTCGTCTATAACCTCTTTACCGATCACGAAAATAATATCTGGGCAGCACTCGATAATGGAATAAGCATTATTCATTATGGCCAGCCACTATCAACCTATGGTGAAAGGTCGAATTTATACGGCGGAGTAACAGGCCTCGAGAAAATCGGCAGCCGTATCTATGCCGGAACAACCGAGGGGCTGTTTGTGATGGATACTGAAGTGGAAGATGAGTTTCGACGGGTGGATAATGTCAGCCGGGTAGTGGGTATGGGCCGTATAGCGGATGAGATACTTTTATCAGAAAGTAACCGGACAATCCGGGTGTTTGATGAGCATACCGAAATTGTGAGTGATCAAAACTTTCACAATGTGTACTATCAGCCGGGACAGGATTCGGTTTATACAACAAATGGCAGTGGAATCTACAGATCACCTGTGAAATTTCCAGAGAGTACCGAATACCTTTTTGATGCAGGTTCAAGAATTGCAGAACTGCTTCTGTATCAAAATGAGATTTGGGTTCTGACGGATACAGAAGTACGAACATTCAGTAAACAAGGTGAGACTTTACATATATTTTCACTTGAGCATGATAGCGGGGTAACAAGATTTTTGAAAAATATTGGAGGCAGGATTGTAGCCGGAACAGATTGGGGGATGTATATTTATGATGAAAATGAGGGTTCTTTTATAAGACAGAGGCGTCATGATGGTTCGGGGTTTGGCCAGACTTATATGATGTCAGAGTGCCAGGAGCAGGATCTCTGGCTTCGGGCACGCGGAAAAATGATGAAGGCATCCCTGAATGATGACCCTTGGGAATTTACGGATACACCCTATCAGCTGATTGGCAGTAAAGCTAACGACACTATTTATAAAATTATTTGTGATGATGATAATACCTGGTTTGGCGGAGCATACGGACTATACTACATGCCAGGGAGGGATTGGAATTATCAGACCGAATTCAATACAAGCATCACTCGGTTCTACGTAAACAGAGACTCATTGATATATGGTGGTTTTGGAACACCTGAGGAGTCTATAGTTCTGCCGTATGATGATAATCAGCTGCGATTTACATTTGCGGGTGCAAGTTATATCAAACCGGGGGATACAGAATACAGCGTGATGCTTGACGGGTTTGATAACGACTGGGGGAACTGGACAACCGAAGATTTTAAAGATTATACAAATATTCGCGAAGGCTCATATACACTGCGGGTGCGAAGCAGAAATATCTATGGGATTGAAGGGAATGAAGCCTCATTCGCGTTTTCCATTCTCCCGCCATGGTACAGAACCTATTGGGCTTATTTTCTATATCTTATGGCCATCGGAGCGGTATTATTTACAGCTCACCACATTCGTGTACGCCAGATTTTGAAAATTCAGAACATCAGAAATCGGATCGCCGATGATCTCCACGATGAGGTAAGTGCTACTCTCAGTAGTATCAGTTATTTTGCAAAAGCCGTTGAAAGACAGCCGGCTGAAAAACGAGGGCGCTTCGTTTCACTGATTTCTGAAAGCGCGGATGATGCCAAGGATAAAATCACAGATATCATCTGGGCGATAAACCCCAAACACGATGACTGGCAAGGCTTGATGGCGAAGTGCCGGCGGTTTGCTTCAGACCTGCTGGAGAGTAAGGAGATCCGGCATCATATCGATATAACGGAAGAGTTGGTCGGCAAACCCGATGTTGAGGTGAGGCAGCATTTTTGGCTGATTTTTAAAGAAATTATCACAAACTCGACTCGTCATTCAGAAGCTACACAGGTCAATATTTCGATCAAAAAGACCGGGAAAAAAATTCTTTTGATCGTGCAGGATAATGGCAAGGGGTTTAATACGAACCTTGTCGAAAAAGGCAATGGTTTGCATACTGTATTTCAGCGCGCAGAAAAAATCGGTGCAAAGGCCGAGTTGAAAACTGAAGAAGAATTTGGTGTGCGCTGGTCTGTTCATGTTGATCTTTAA